The Neomonachus schauinslandi chromosome 4, ASM220157v2, whole genome shotgun sequence genome includes a region encoding these proteins:
- the PRPF38B gene encoding pre-mRNA-splicing factor 38B: MANNSPALTGNSQPQHQAAAAAAQQQQQCGGGGGGATKPAVSGKQGNVLPLWGNEKTMNLNPMILTNILSSPYFKVQLYELKTYHEVVDEIYFKVTHVEPWEKGSRKTAGQTGMCGGVRGVGTGGIVSTAFCLLYKLFTLKLTRKQVMGLITHTDSPYIRALGFMYIRYTQPPTDLWDWFESFLDDEEDLDVKAGGGCVMTIGEMLRSFLTKLEWFSTLFPRIPVPVQKNIDQQIKTRPRKIKKDGKEGAEEIDRHVERRRSRSPRRSLSPRRSPRRSRSRSHHREGHGSSSFDRELEREKERQRLEREAKEREKERRRSRSIDRGLERRRSSRSRERHRSRSRSRDRKGDRRDRDREREKENERGRRRDRDYDKERGNDREKERERSRERSKERRSRGEVEEKKHKEDKDDRRHRDDKKDSKKEKKHSRSRSRERKHRSRSRSRNAGKRSRSRSKEKSSKHKNESKEKSNKRSRSGSQGRTDSVEKSRKREHSPSKEKSRKRSRSKERSHKRDHSDSKDQSDKHDRRRSQSIEPESQEKQHKNKDETV, encoded by the exons ATGGCTAACAACAGCCCCGCGCTGACAGGCAACTCGCAGCCGCAGCACCAGGCGGCCGCGGCCGcggcccagcagcagcagcagtgcggcggtggcggcggcggcgccaCCAAGCCGGCGGTCTCGGGCAAGCAGGGAAATGTGCTGCCGCTCTGGGGCAACGAGAAGACTATGAACCTCAACCCCATGATCTTGACCAATATCCTGTCGTCGCCTTACTTCAAAGTGCAGCTCTACGAGCTCAAGACCTACCACGAGGTGGTGGACGAGATCTACTTTAAG GTCACGCATGTTGAACCGTGggagaaaggaagcaggaaaacagCAGGCCAAACGGGGATGTGCGGAGGG GTTCGAGGTGTTGGAACAGGAGGAATTGTTTCTACAGCTTTCTGCTTGTTATACAAATTATTTACTTTGAAGCTAACTCGCAAGCAAGTGATGGGTCTCATAACACACACAGACTCTCCATATATTAGAGCCCTTGGATTTATGTATATAAG GTACACACAGCCCCCTACAGATCTATGGGACTGGTTTGAATCCTTCCTTGATGATGAAGAG GACCTAGATGTGAAGGCTGGTGGAGGCTGTGTAATGACCATTGGAGAAATGCTACGGTCTTTTCTCACAAAACTGGAGTGGTTTTCTACCCTGTTTCCAAGAATTCCGGTTCCAGTTCAGAAGAATATTGATCAACAGATTAAAACCCGGCctagaaaaatcaagaaagatgGGAAGGAAGGTGCTGAGGAAATAGACAGACACGTTGAACGCAGGCGTTCAAG GTCTCCAAGGAGGTCACTGAGTCCACGGAGGTCCCCAAGAAGATCAAGAAGTAGAAGCCATCATCGGGAGGGCCATGGGTCTTCTAGTTTTGATCGAgaattagaaagagagaaagaacgcCAGCGACTAGAGCGTGAAGccaaagaaagggagaaagaaaggcgGAGATCCCGAAGTATTGATCGGGGATTGGAACGCAGGCGGAGTAGCAGGAGTAGGGAAAGGCATAGAAGTCGTAGTCGAAGTCGGGATAGGAAAGGGGATCGAAGGGACAGGGAtcgagaaagagagaaagaaaatgagagaggtaGAAGACGAGATCGTGACTATGATAAGGAAAGAGGTAATGACCGAGAAAAGGAGCGAGAGCGATCAAGAGAACGGTCCAAGGAACGGAGAAGTAGGGGTGAGgtagaagagaagaaacacaaagaagatAAAGATGATAGGCGGCATAGAGATGACAAAAAAGATTctaagaaggagaaaaaacacaGTAGGAgtagaagcagagaaaggaaacacagaagTAGGAGTAGAAGTAGAAATGCAGGGAAACGAAGCAGAAGCAGGAGCAAAGAGAAATCaagtaaacataaaaatgaaagtaaagaaaaatcaaataaacgaAGTAGAAGTGGCAGTCAAGGAAGAACTGACAGtgttgaaaaatcaagaaaacggGAACATAGCCCCAGCAAAGAAAAGTCTAGAAAGCGTAGCAGAAGCAAAGAACGTTCCCATAAACGAGATCACAGTGATAGTAAGGACCAGTCTGACAAACATGATCGTCGAAGGAGCCAAAGTATAGAACCAGAGAGCcaagaaaaacaacataaaaacaaagatgagactgtgtga